From one Thalassobaculum sp. OXR-137 genomic stretch:
- the bamA gene encoding outer membrane protein assembly factor BamA — MPTRLTRLSQAATVALTLALGAAPSAQAQFLSPSASTVTDVVVEGTQRIDPATVRSYLLVQPGDSFDSDRLDRSLKALYATGLFADVTMRRDGDTLVINVVENPIINRIAFEGNKRVDDEELDREIQLRPRLVYSRTRVQQDVQRIIEIYQRSGRYAVTVEPKVIRQDQNRVDLVFEIDEGELTPVRTITFLGNREFSDSTLRGVIQTKEYAFYRFLSSDDTYDPDRLSYDRELLRRYYLESGFADFRVLSAVAELAPDRESFVVTFTVEEGEIYTFGPTDFDVSLPRVDPEALRQFVATEEGETYDSTLVDDTVDAITDYLGTLGYAFVDVRPRVNRDQENRTVSITYQVGEASKVFVERININGNVRTLDRVIRREMSLVEGDAFNTAKLRRSERRVRNLGFFKNVDVKNSEGSAPDRTVVDVEVEEQSTGEISFGIGFSTAESIIGDVGIRERNLLGRGQDLRFGVTASGRSTEFDVAFTEPYFLDRDVAAGFDLFRVERELDESSYDELRFGGVLRASYTLQPDLTQQINYRIEQTEIKDVDDDASRFIKDQEGVRVVSQVGQTLTYDKRDNRLDPRDGYLAQLTTEVAGAGGDERFFRTRVKGAYYYPFDEVWGLSFLGQAGVIVGLGEDVSIAERFFIGASSFRGFERGGVGPRDTSTDDALGANNYYVGSIELAFPNGMPQDLGVRTFLFTDVGSVWGLDESGADVADASSIRASIGLGMSFTTAFGTIRVDAAEAVAKEDFDVPEVFRLSFGTRF; from the coding sequence TTGCCCACACGATTGACCCGGCTTAGCCAGGCGGCGACGGTAGCGCTGACCTTGGCCCTCGGCGCAGCCCCCTCGGCCCAGGCGCAGTTCCTCAGCCCGAGCGCGAGCACGGTCACCGACGTGGTGGTTGAGGGGACTCAACGCATCGACCCGGCGACGGTTCGCTCCTATTTGCTGGTCCAGCCCGGCGACAGTTTCGATTCGGACCGGTTGGACCGCTCCCTGAAGGCGCTCTATGCCACCGGCCTCTTCGCCGACGTGACCATGCGCCGCGACGGCGACACGCTGGTGATCAACGTGGTCGAGAACCCGATCATCAACCGCATCGCCTTCGAGGGGAACAAGCGGGTCGACGACGAAGAGCTCGACCGCGAAATCCAGCTCCGCCCGCGTCTGGTCTATTCGCGCACCCGGGTCCAGCAGGACGTCCAGCGCATCATCGAGATTTACCAGCGCTCCGGCCGCTACGCGGTGACCGTCGAGCCGAAGGTGATCCGCCAGGACCAGAACCGTGTCGACCTGGTGTTCGAGATCGACGAGGGCGAGCTGACCCCGGTGCGGACCATCACCTTCCTGGGCAACCGCGAGTTCAGCGATTCGACCCTGCGCGGGGTGATCCAGACCAAGGAATACGCCTTCTACCGGTTCCTCTCCTCCGACGACACCTACGACCCCGACCGGCTGAGCTACGACCGCGAGCTGCTGCGCCGCTACTACCTGGAGAGTGGCTTCGCCGATTTCCGCGTGCTCTCGGCGGTGGCCGAGCTGGCGCCGGACCGCGAGTCCTTCGTGGTAACCTTCACGGTGGAAGAGGGCGAGATCTACACGTTCGGGCCGACGGATTTCGACGTCTCCCTGCCGCGCGTCGACCCGGAAGCGCTGCGCCAGTTCGTGGCGACGGAGGAGGGCGAGACCTACGATTCGACCCTGGTGGACGACACGGTCGATGCCATCACCGACTATCTCGGCACGCTGGGCTATGCCTTCGTGGACGTGCGCCCGCGGGTGAACCGCGACCAGGAGAACCGGACGGTCTCGATCACCTATCAGGTGGGCGAGGCCAGCAAGGTCTTCGTGGAGCGCATCAACATCAACGGCAACGTACGGACGCTCGACCGGGTGATCCGGCGCGAAATGAGCCTGGTGGAGGGCGACGCCTTCAACACCGCCAAGCTGCGGCGCTCCGAGCGGCGGGTCCGGAACCTGGGCTTCTTCAAGAATGTCGACGTGAAGAACTCCGAGGGCAGCGCCCCGGACCGCACGGTGGTCGATGTGGAGGTCGAAGAGCAGTCGACCGGCGAGATTTCGTTCGGTATCGGCTTCTCCACGGCTGAATCGATCATCGGCGATGTCGGCATCCGCGAGCGCAACCTGCTCGGCCGCGGCCAGGACCTGCGCTTCGGCGTCACCGCCTCGGGCCGGTCGACCGAGTTCGACGTGGCCTTCACCGAGCCGTACTTCCTCGACCGCGACGTGGCGGCCGGCTTCGATCTGTTCCGCGTCGAGCGCGAGCTGGACGAGAGCTCCTACGACGAGCTGCGCTTCGGCGGCGTCCTGCGGGCGTCCTATACCCTGCAGCCCGACCTGACCCAGCAGATCAACTACCGGATCGAGCAGACCGAGATTAAGGACGTGGACGACGACGCGTCCCGCTTCATCAAGGATCAGGAAGGCGTGCGCGTGGTCTCCCAGGTCGGCCAGACGCTGACCTACGACAAGCGCGACAACCGCCTGGATCCGCGCGACGGCTACCTGGCTCAGCTCACCACCGAGGTGGCGGGTGCCGGCGGCGACGAGCGGTTCTTCCGGACCCGGGTCAAGGGCGCCTACTACTACCCGTTCGACGAGGTCTGGGGTCTGTCGTTCCTGGGCCAGGCCGGCGTCATCGTCGGGCTCGGCGAAGACGTGTCCATCGCCGAGCGCTTCTTCATCGGCGCCAGTTCGTTCCGAGGCTTCGAGCGGGGCGGCGTCGGCCCGCGCGATACGTCGACGGACGATGCGCTGGGTGCCAACAACTACTATGTCGGCTCCATTGAGCTCGCTTTCCCGAACGGCATGCCGCAGGACCTGGGCGTGCGGACCTTCCTCTTCACAGATGTCGGTAGCGTGTGGGGACTCGACGAGAGCGGCGCCGACGTGGCGGATGCCTCCTCGATCCGCGCCTCCATCGGTCTCGGTATGTCCTTCACGACCGCCTTCGGAACCATTCGGGTCGATGCGGCCGAAGCCGTGGCGAAAGAGGATTTCGACGTTCCCGAGGTTTTCCGCCTGAGCTTCGGCACGCGGTTCTGA
- the fabZ gene encoding 3-hydroxyacyl-ACP dehydratase FabZ, whose amino-acid sequence MNDAVNEPVNGYPDIDVMRVMELIPHRYPFLLVDKVVQIEPNVGCIGIKNVTINEPFFAGHFPQRPVMPGVLIVESMAQTAGCLVVATLGPESEGKLVYFMTVDNARFRRPVVPGDRLEVHVKKLRNRGNVWKFEGQAKVDGVLVAEATYSAMILDN is encoded by the coding sequence ATGAATGATGCGGTGAACGAGCCGGTGAACGGATATCCGGATATCGACGTGATGCGGGTCATGGAGCTGATTCCGCACCGCTATCCGTTCCTTCTGGTCGACAAGGTCGTCCAGATCGAACCGAATGTCGGCTGCATCGGCATCAAGAACGTCACCATCAACGAGCCGTTCTTCGCCGGCCACTTCCCGCAGCGACCGGTCATGCCGGGCGTTCTGATCGTGGAATCCATGGCGCAGACCGCCGGCTGCCTCGTCGTCGCGACGCTGGGGCCGGAATCCGAGGGCAAGCTCGTTTACTTCATGACGGTCGACAACGCCCGGTTCCGCCGCCCGGTGGTGCCCGGCGACCGTCTGGAGGTGCATGTGAAGAAATTGCGCAATCGCGGAAACGTCTGGAAGTTCGAGGGGCAGGCCAAGGTGGACGGTGTCCTCGTGGCCGAGGCGACCTACTCGGCGATGATTCTGGACAATTGA
- a CDS encoding OmpH family outer membrane protein, with protein sequence MVGSLRFAAVTAVVALALLSGGTQPASAQAASSPIAVVDVQGALRSSDAAKEIQTKINERRQAYQRQVSEEEKALRAAEQELQQQRSVLAPEVYQQRLRAFRDRVTGVQKSVQERRRALDQAFTTAMNKVRDVLVSVIAEIADERGAQVVLFKEQIVIAEKSLDFSDEALRRLNQRLPTVPVDLPPLD encoded by the coding sequence ATGGTCGGGTCGCTCAGATTTGCGGCGGTGACCGCGGTCGTGGCGCTCGCGCTCCTGTCCGGCGGCACGCAACCGGCATCCGCCCAGGCGGCAAGCAGTCCAATCGCCGTGGTCGATGTCCAGGGTGCCTTGCGCAGCTCTGACGCGGCCAAGGAGATCCAGACGAAGATCAACGAACGCCGCCAGGCCTATCAGCGGCAGGTGAGCGAAGAGGAGAAGGCGCTGCGGGCCGCCGAGCAGGAGCTGCAGCAGCAGCGCTCCGTCCTGGCGCCCGAGGTCTACCAGCAGCGGCTCCGCGCCTTCCGAGATCGGGTGACCGGCGTGCAGAAATCGGTCCAGGAACGCCGCCGGGCGCTGGACCAGGCCTTCACGACCGCGATGAACAAGGTCCGCGACGTGCTGGTGTCGGTGATTGCCGAAATCGCCGACGAGCGCGGCGCCCAGGTCGTGCTGTTCAAGGAACAGATCGTCATCGCGGAAAAATCTCTGGATTTCAGCGACGAGGCGCTGCGCCGCCTCAACCAGCGGCTACCGACGGTTCCGGTCGATCTGCCGCCGCTGGATTGA
- the lpxD gene encoding UDP-3-O-(3-hydroxymyristoyl)glucosamine N-acyltransferase: MVDSRFHSEAGPFTLGQIVEMTGAELRAGGDLDRPFSDVGTLEGGGPQDVAFLENRRYAEGFRTSRAGACLVTAEFADQAPDGMAVLITALPRRNYARLARLFHPEQTPVAAVHPAAVVDPTATLGAGVSVGPGAVVGAGAVLGDGAWIEANAVIGEAVEIGAGTRVGAGATISHALIGARCFIYPGARIGQPGFGFEMDANGPFLVPQLGRVIVEDDVEVGANTTIDRGSNADTVIGRGSMIDNLVQIGHNVVLGRGCIIVSQVGISGSTRLGDRVVLAGQTGVAGHLEIGSDVQVAAKSGVNRSLPGGAAYGGAPAIPVREWRRQIAALKRLGQGTSAPGSTKEGEAGKS; this comes from the coding sequence ATGGTCGACAGCCGGTTCCATAGCGAGGCGGGACCCTTCACCCTGGGTCAGATCGTCGAGATGACGGGTGCGGAGCTGCGCGCCGGGGGAGACCTCGATCGACCGTTCAGCGATGTCGGCACGCTCGAGGGCGGCGGCCCGCAGGATGTGGCCTTCCTGGAGAACCGGCGCTACGCGGAAGGTTTCCGAACCTCCCGGGCGGGCGCCTGCTTGGTCACGGCCGAATTCGCCGATCAGGCGCCGGACGGCATGGCGGTTCTGATTACCGCGCTGCCGCGCCGCAACTACGCACGGCTCGCCCGCCTGTTCCATCCGGAGCAGACCCCTGTGGCCGCGGTGCACCCCGCCGCGGTGGTCGATCCGACGGCGACCCTCGGGGCCGGAGTGTCGGTCGGGCCGGGAGCCGTGGTCGGCGCCGGGGCGGTTCTGGGCGACGGCGCCTGGATCGAGGCGAATGCCGTGATCGGCGAGGCGGTGGAGATCGGCGCCGGCACCCGGGTCGGAGCCGGTGCCACCATCTCCCACGCGCTGATCGGGGCCCGATGCTTCATCTATCCCGGTGCCCGCATCGGCCAGCCCGGATTCGGCTTCGAGATGGACGCCAACGGGCCGTTCCTGGTGCCCCAGCTCGGACGGGTCATCGTCGAGGACGATGTGGAGGTCGGCGCCAACACGACCATCGACCGGGGCAGCAATGCCGACACCGTGATCGGGCGGGGGTCGATGATTGATAATCTAGTTCAAATCGGTCACAACGTCGTCCTCGGGCGCGGCTGCATCATCGTTTCCCAGGTGGGCATTTCCGGAAGCACCCGGTTGGGCGATCGCGTCGTGCTTGCCGGGCAGACCGGTGTCGCCGGTCACCTGGAGATCGGCAGCGACGTTCAGGTCGCGGCCAAATCCGGCGTCAACCGCAGCCTGCCCGGGGGTGCCGCCTATGGCGGCGCACCGGCCATTCCGGTGCGCGAGTGGCGGCGGCAGATCGCGGCATTGAAGAGGCTGGGCCAGGGGACGTCCGCTCCCGGCTCTACCAAAGAGGGTGAGGCGGGAAAGTCATGA